The following coding sequences are from one Arthrobacter sp. PvP023 window:
- the dnaE gene encoding DNA polymerase III subunit alpha, which translates to MTSSNDSFVHLHTHTEYSMLDGAARLGELFDETERLGMPALATTDHGYLFGAFDFWRKATDKGIKPIIGVEAYVTPGTARGDKSRVRWGEENQRKDDVSGGGSYTHMTLLSYNNVGMRNLFRASSIASLDSVFGKWPRLDRELLNTYSEGLIATTGCPSGEVQTRLRLGQYREALEAAAEFRDIFGAENYFCELMDHGLDIERRVTGDLLRLAKDLNLPLVATNDLHYTHEHDAKAHEALLAIQSGSTLLEPTYDNGGSRFAFSGSGYYLKSPQEMRELFRDHPEACDNTLLIAERCEVSFNTGANYMPRFPCPEGEDETSWLVKEVDKGLHYRYPQGIPDKVRKQADYELEVITSMGFPGYFLVVADFINWAKNNGIRVGPGRGSGAGSMVAYAMRITDLDPLHHGLIFERFLNPDRVSMPDFDVDFDDRRRSEVIDYVTRKYGDERVAMIVTYGTIKTKQALKDSSRVLGYPFSMGETLTKALPPAVMAKDIPLADIQNKEAKRYSEAGDFRQLISTDPEAAKVFETALGIEGLKRQWGVHAAGVIMSSDPIIDVIPIMRRFQDGQVITQFDYPTSEGLGLIKMDFLGLRNLTIISDALENIKMNRGIDLDLETLELDDTASYELLARGDTLGVFQLDGGPMRSLLKLMKPDNFEDISAVLALYRPGPMGANAHTDYALRKNKIQEVIPIHPELEEPLSEILGGTYGLIVYQEQVMAVAQKLAGYSLGQADILRRAMGKKKKSELDKQFAGFSQGMQDNGYSMEAVKTLWDILLPFSDYAFNKAHSAAYGVISYWTAYLKAHYAPEYMAALLTSVGDDKDKSAIYLNECRRMGITVLPPDVNESALNFTPVGNDIRFGMGAIRNVGVNAVEAMVAAREKEGAYTSFKDYLMKVPAVVCNKRTIESLIKAGAFDSLNHHRRALAMIHEEAIDSVITLKRNEAIGQFDLFAGFDEAESEASLSIEIPDLPEWEKKDKLSFERDMLGLYVSDHPLQGLEGLLSQHADQSITSIIAEDGPHDGAIITIAGMITSLSRRIAKASGNAYARAEIEDLGGSIEVMFFGQVYGPIASVLAEDLVVVVKGRLQRRDDGAVALNCMELSVPDLSEGLNGPLVITMQTHKATEAVVTELGDVLRTHRGNSEVRLHLQGDTRVEVMALPVHLRVNPSPSLFGDLKVLLGPTCLDS; encoded by the coding sequence GTGACTTCCAGCAATGACTCGTTCGTCCACCTGCACACCCATACCGAATACTCCATGCTGGATGGGGCGGCCCGCCTGGGGGAGTTGTTCGACGAAACCGAACGCCTGGGGATGCCGGCCCTGGCCACAACGGACCACGGCTATCTTTTCGGTGCCTTCGATTTCTGGCGCAAGGCCACTGACAAGGGCATCAAACCGATCATCGGCGTCGAAGCCTATGTGACTCCCGGGACCGCCCGCGGCGACAAGAGCCGCGTCCGGTGGGGCGAGGAAAACCAGCGCAAGGACGACGTCTCCGGCGGTGGTTCGTACACGCACATGACCCTGCTGAGCTACAACAACGTGGGTATGCGGAACCTGTTCCGGGCCTCGTCAATCGCGTCGCTGGACTCGGTCTTCGGCAAATGGCCCCGGCTGGACCGTGAGCTGCTGAACACCTACTCGGAAGGGCTCATCGCCACCACCGGCTGCCCGTCCGGAGAGGTCCAGACCCGGCTTCGGCTGGGACAGTACCGTGAAGCGCTCGAGGCGGCGGCGGAGTTCCGCGACATCTTCGGCGCGGAGAACTACTTCTGCGAGCTGATGGACCATGGCCTGGACATCGAGCGGCGGGTCACGGGCGACCTGCTGCGCCTGGCCAAGGACCTGAACCTTCCGCTGGTGGCCACCAACGACCTGCACTACACGCACGAGCACGACGCCAAGGCACATGAGGCGCTACTGGCCATCCAGTCCGGTTCCACCCTCCTGGAGCCCACCTACGACAACGGCGGTTCCCGGTTTGCGTTCTCCGGCAGCGGGTACTACCTGAAGTCGCCCCAGGAAATGCGGGAACTGTTCCGCGACCACCCCGAGGCCTGCGACAACACTCTCCTGATCGCTGAGCGCTGCGAAGTCTCCTTCAATACCGGCGCCAACTACATGCCGCGGTTCCCGTGCCCCGAGGGGGAGGACGAGACGTCCTGGCTCGTCAAGGAAGTCGACAAGGGACTCCATTACCGCTATCCCCAGGGAATCCCGGACAAGGTCCGCAAGCAGGCCGACTATGAGCTGGAAGTCATCACTTCCATGGGCTTCCCGGGCTACTTCCTCGTGGTGGCCGACTTCATCAACTGGGCCAAGAACAACGGCATCCGGGTGGGTCCCGGACGTGGCTCGGGTGCAGGCTCCATGGTTGCTTACGCCATGCGCATCACCGACCTGGATCCGCTCCACCACGGCCTGATCTTCGAACGCTTCCTCAACCCGGACCGCGTCTCGATGCCTGACTTCGACGTTGACTTCGATGACCGGCGCCGCTCAGAAGTCATTGACTACGTCACGCGCAAGTACGGCGACGAGCGCGTGGCCATGATCGTCACCTACGGAACCATCAAGACCAAGCAGGCGCTGAAGGACTCCTCGCGCGTGTTGGGTTACCCGTTCAGCATGGGCGAGACGTTGACCAAGGCTCTGCCGCCGGCCGTGATGGCCAAGGACATTCCGCTGGCCGACATCCAGAACAAGGAAGCCAAGCGCTACAGCGAAGCCGGTGACTTCCGCCAGCTGATCAGCACCGACCCGGAGGCCGCCAAGGTCTTCGAAACGGCACTGGGCATAGAAGGCCTGAAACGGCAGTGGGGCGTGCACGCCGCCGGCGTGATCATGTCCTCCGACCCCATCATCGACGTGATTCCGATCATGCGCCGCTTCCAGGACGGCCAGGTCATCACCCAGTTCGACTATCCGACGTCCGAAGGACTCGGCTTGATCAAGATGGACTTCCTGGGCCTTCGAAACCTGACGATCATTTCGGACGCCCTCGAGAACATCAAGATGAACCGCGGCATCGATCTCGACCTCGAAACCCTGGAGCTTGACGACACCGCCTCCTACGAGCTGCTGGCCCGGGGCGACACCCTGGGGGTGTTCCAGCTCGACGGCGGCCCCATGCGGTCCCTCCTCAAGCTGATGAAGCCTGACAACTTCGAAGACATCTCCGCGGTCCTGGCCCTGTACCGGCCGGGTCCGATGGGCGCCAACGCACACACCGACTACGCGCTGCGCAAGAACAAGATCCAGGAGGTCATACCGATCCACCCGGAGCTCGAGGAGCCGCTCTCGGAAATCCTGGGCGGTACCTACGGGCTGATCGTGTACCAGGAGCAGGTGATGGCCGTGGCGCAGAAGCTCGCCGGCTATTCCCTCGGCCAGGCAGACATCCTCCGCCGCGCCATGGGCAAGAAGAAGAAATCAGAGCTCGACAAGCAGTTCGCCGGCTTCTCCCAGGGCATGCAGGACAACGGCTACTCCATGGAAGCCGTGAAAACACTCTGGGACATCCTGCTTCCGTTCTCCGACTACGCCTTCAACAAGGCCCACTCGGCCGCCTATGGCGTGATCTCCTACTGGACCGCATACCTGAAAGCGCACTACGCGCCGGAGTACATGGCCGCACTGCTGACCTCCGTGGGCGACGACAAGGACAAGTCGGCGATCTACCTCAACGAATGCCGCCGAATGGGCATCACGGTGCTGCCGCCCGACGTCAACGAGTCCGCCCTCAACTTCACCCCTGTGGGCAACGACATCCGCTTCGGCATGGGCGCCATCCGCAACGTTGGCGTCAACGCCGTAGAAGCCATGGTGGCGGCGCGCGAAAAAGAAGGCGCTTACACGTCCTTCAAGGACTACCTCATGAAAGTCCCGGCGGTGGTGTGCAACAAGCGCACCATTGAATCCCTGATCAAGGCTGGCGCGTTCGACTCCCTGAACCACCACCGGCGCGCGCTGGCCATGATCCATGAAGAAGCCATCGACTCCGTGATCACGCTTAAGCGCAACGAGGCGATCGGTCAGTTCGACCTCTTTGCCGGTTTCGACGAAGCCGAATCCGAGGCGTCCCTGAGCATCGAAATTCCGGACCTTCCCGAGTGGGAGAAAAAGGACAAGCTCTCCTTCGAACGCGACATGCTGGGCCTCTACGTCTCGGACCACCCGCTGCAGGGCCTCGAAGGACTGCTGAGCCAGCACGCCGACCAGTCCATCACCTCGATCATCGCGGAGGACGGCCCGCACGACGGCGCCATCATCACTATTGCGGGCATGATCACCTCGCTGAGCAGGCGGATCGCGAAAGCCAGCGGCAACGCCTATGCCCGGGCGGAGATCGAAGACCTGGGCGGCTCAATTGAGGTCATGTTCTTCGGCCAGGTGTATGGTCCTATCGCCTCCGTGCTGGCCGAAGACCTTGTCGTCGTGGTCAAGGGCCGGCTGCAGCGCCGCGACGACGGCGCCGTTGCGCTGAACTGCATGGAGCTGTCCGTCCCGGACCTCAGCGAGGGGCTGAACGGGCCGTTGGTGATCACCATGCAGACGCACAAGGCCACCGAGGCCGTGGTGACGGAACTCGGAGACGTGCTGAGGACGCACCGGGGCAACTCGGAAGTCAGACTGCACCTGCAGGGGGACACCAGGGTGGAAGTGATGGCTCTTCCGGTCCATCTGCGGGTCAACCCGAGTCCGTCACTCTTTGGCGACCTGAAGGTGCTCCTCGGACCGACCTGCCTGGACAGTTAG
- a CDS encoding RluA family pseudouridine synthase — translation MPEKLTVPEELAGTRVDAGLARLMGISRSQAATLIAEGNVSSGGKAVGKSLKLASGTVLEVVVPERRDPLEVVEEVVEGLKILLDDEDFVVIDKPVGVAAHPSPGWVGPTVVGGLAGLGYRISTSGAPERAGIVHRLDVGTSGAMVVAKSERAYTALKRAFKERTVDKVYHAVVQGLPDPLAGTIDAPIGRHPGHDWRFAVIEDGRESVTHYEVLEAFGKASLVEVHLETGRTHQIRVHFSALRHPCAGDLTYGADPRLAATLGLTRQWLHARQLGFDSPRTGERVTVTSDYPQDLAYALEVLASGEA, via the coding sequence ATGCCTGAGAAACTTACCGTTCCCGAGGAACTCGCCGGCACGCGCGTCGATGCGGGCCTTGCCAGGCTGATGGGTATATCCCGATCGCAGGCGGCAACGCTGATCGCCGAGGGCAACGTCAGCTCCGGAGGAAAGGCCGTGGGCAAGTCCCTGAAGCTGGCCTCCGGCACAGTGCTGGAGGTCGTTGTCCCTGAACGGCGGGACCCCCTGGAAGTCGTGGAGGAAGTTGTGGAAGGCCTGAAAATACTGCTGGACGACGAGGACTTCGTGGTCATCGACAAGCCAGTGGGTGTGGCCGCGCACCCTTCCCCCGGATGGGTGGGACCCACTGTTGTGGGTGGCCTCGCCGGGCTGGGCTACCGGATCTCGACGTCGGGCGCCCCCGAACGTGCGGGCATTGTGCACCGCCTCGACGTCGGCACCTCCGGCGCCATGGTGGTCGCCAAATCGGAACGCGCCTATACAGCGCTCAAGCGTGCCTTCAAGGAGCGCACGGTGGACAAGGTGTACCACGCAGTGGTCCAGGGGCTGCCTGATCCCCTCGCGGGCACGATCGACGCGCCGATCGGCCGCCACCCGGGCCATGACTGGCGCTTCGCAGTCATTGAAGACGGCCGCGAATCCGTCACCCACTACGAAGTCCTCGAGGCCTTCGGCAAGGCCTCCCTCGTTGAGGTGCACCTTGAAACCGGCCGGACCCACCAGATCCGTGTCCACTTCTCCGCCCTGCGCCATCCCTGCGCGGGCGACCTGACGTACGGGGCAGATCCGCGGCTGGCCGCGACGCTCGGCCTGACCCGGCAATGGCTCCACGCCCGCCAGCTTGGGTTCGACAGTCCCAGGACGGGGGAGCGCGTGACAGTCACCAGCGACTACCCGCAGGATCTTGCATACGCACTCGAAGTTCTGGCCTCCGGGGAGGCCTGA
- the lspA gene encoding signal peptidase II, translated as MTDETAPAAAQPATTHARPRKAFLLALFAGFAVFAYVFDQLTKLWVTSTMVEGERIPVLPPLLHWYYIRNSGAAFSIGENVTWVFTIIMAAVSIAILLQLRKLGSAWWALALGLLLGGALGNLTDRLFREPSFAMGHVVDFIQLPNFAIFNIADSAVVSAVVIICLLTLRGISLDGSRLQKPAEGQDA; from the coding sequence ATGACTGACGAAACAGCACCTGCCGCAGCGCAGCCAGCAACGACTCATGCCCGGCCGCGTAAGGCGTTCCTGCTGGCGCTCTTCGCCGGCTTCGCAGTTTTCGCCTACGTCTTCGACCAGCTCACCAAGCTGTGGGTGACCAGCACCATGGTGGAGGGGGAGCGCATTCCCGTGCTGCCCCCGTTGCTGCACTGGTATTACATCCGCAACTCCGGAGCCGCTTTTTCCATTGGCGAGAACGTGACGTGGGTGTTCACCATCATCATGGCGGCCGTGTCGATTGCCATTCTCCTGCAGCTGCGCAAGCTCGGTTCGGCGTGGTGGGCACTGGCATTGGGCCTGCTTCTTGGCGGTGCCTTGGGGAACCTCACTGACCGACTGTTCCGGGAACCGTCGTTCGCCATGGGCCACGTGGTGGACTTTATCCAGCTGCCGAATTTCGCCATTTTCAATATCGCCGATTCCGCTGTTGTCTCCGCCGTCGTGATCATTTGCCTGCTGACGCTGCGGGGTATATCCCTTGACGGTTCACGGCTCCAGAAACCGGCGGAGGGCCAGGATGCCTGA
- a CDS encoding DivIVA domain-containing protein, with protein MALTPEDVVNKRFQPTKFREGYDQDEVDDFLDEIVVELRRLNQENDELRKKLAESGSGTPASSAAAAPVVEKVPAPVKAEKDESRAKAEAEAKAAEAKKKAPEPATALAPVPAAAAPAAVNPTAESAAGLLAMAQQMHDKHVADGQQQKDKIIAEAQIEASSLVNDAQEKSRKILGALEQQRSVLERKVEQLRGFERDYRSRLKAYIEGQLRDLDARGSVAAPEVSDGSPAV; from the coding sequence ATGGCTTTGACGCCAGAAGACGTTGTCAACAAGCGCTTTCAGCCGACCAAGTTCCGCGAAGGCTACGACCAGGACGAAGTTGACGACTTCCTGGACGAAATCGTCGTCGAACTGCGCCGCCTGAACCAAGAGAACGACGAGCTTCGCAAGAAGCTTGCCGAGAGCGGCTCAGGCACGCCCGCCAGCTCCGCAGCAGCGGCGCCGGTGGTGGAAAAGGTCCCCGCCCCGGTCAAGGCTGAAAAGGACGAGTCCCGGGCCAAGGCGGAAGCCGAGGCCAAGGCCGCCGAAGCCAAGAAGAAGGCTCCCGAGCCGGCAACGGCACTCGCTCCGGTTCCCGCCGCGGCTGCCCCCGCCGCAGTCAACCCTACGGCGGAATCCGCAGCCGGCCTGCTGGCCATGGCGCAGCAGATGCACGACAAGCACGTCGCCGACGGCCAGCAGCAGAAGGACAAGATCATCGCCGAGGCGCAGATCGAAGCCAGCAGCCTGGTCAACGACGCGCAGGAGAAGTCCCGCAAGATCCTCGGTGCCCTGGAGCAGCAGCGGTCCGTCCTGGAACGCAAGGTGGAGCAGCTGCGCGGTTTCGAGCGCGACTACCGTTCACGCCTGAAGGCCTACATCGAAGGCCAGCTCCGCGACCTGGACGCCCGCGGTTCCGTGGCTGCGCCCGAGGTTAGCGACGGCAGCCCCGCCGTTTAG
- a CDS encoding YggT family protein: MGIVFGLVYIALLFVFVALIIRLVYDWVQMFAREWRPRGAALVAAHTVYSVTDPPLKVLRRLIPPLRLGGISLDLGFLLLFIAISVAMAIVKNLA, translated from the coding sequence ATGGGAATTGTTTTCGGACTTGTCTATATCGCTTTATTATTCGTATTTGTGGCATTGATCATCCGTTTGGTCTACGACTGGGTACAGATGTTTGCCCGTGAGTGGAGGCCAAGGGGCGCTGCACTGGTGGCGGCCCACACTGTCTACTCCGTCACAGATCCGCCCCTGAAGGTGCTGAGGCGCCTCATTCCGCCCTTGCGATTGGGCGGGATATCGCTGGATCTCGGCTTTTTGCTGTTGTTCATCGCTATCAGCGTGGCTATGGCAATCGTGAAGAATCTCGCGTAA
- a CDS encoding cell division protein SepF, producing the protein MAGALRKTMIYLGLADGDEHYESEHHTPHKDEEDSMEHDREERREPAPVREVARETPTPHAAEEEYRAPVTPIKRAASSREETTGLRQITTIHPRSYNDAKLIGESFRDGIPVIMNVTDMGEADAKRLVDFSAGLVFGLRGSIERVTNKVFLLSPSYVEVIGDDKKVSETQASFFNQS; encoded by the coding sequence ATGGCTGGCGCTCTGCGCAAGACAATGATCTATCTTGGGCTCGCCGATGGCGATGAACACTACGAGTCTGAGCACCACACACCGCACAAGGACGAGGAAGATTCAATGGAGCATGACCGCGAGGAACGCCGGGAACCGGCGCCCGTCCGCGAGGTCGCCCGTGAAACTCCGACTCCACACGCCGCCGAAGAGGAATATCGCGCACCTGTGACACCTATCAAGCGCGCGGCCTCGAGCCGCGAAGAGACCACCGGACTTCGCCAGATCACCACGATCCACCCGCGGTCCTACAATGACGCCAAGCTGATCGGCGAAAGCTTCCGTGATGGCATCCCCGTCATTATGAACGTCACGGACATGGGCGAAGCCGATGCCAAGCGCCTGGTCGATTTCTCGGCAGGGCTGGTATTTGGCCTCCGCGGCAGCATCGAGCGGGTCACCAACAAGGTGTTCCTGCTCTCGCCGTCGTACGTGGAGGTCATCGGCGACGACAAGAAGGTCAGCGAGACGCAGGCCAGCTTCTTCAACCAGAGTTAG
- a CDS encoding YggS family pyridoxal phosphate-dependent enzyme — MSEPLDVTAPDDPRLIDIESRLAAVRRRVAAATEAAGRPDNPPELIVVTKFHPAADVRRLAALGVTDVGENRDQEASEKAASLGDLGLRWHFVGQLQSNKAKSVVRYAHAIHSVDRPQLAAALAKSIAVEQERTGRAPLECFIQVSLDEDAGSHRGGASRLEVPALADQLAGSPGLVLAGVMAVAPLGADPDAAFGKLAEISAQLLRDHPSATGISAGMSQDLESAIRAGATHLRIGSDILGSRPALR, encoded by the coding sequence GTGAGTGAGCCCCTTGACGTGACGGCCCCGGACGACCCCCGCCTGATCGACATCGAGTCGAGGCTTGCAGCAGTCCGGCGCAGGGTCGCGGCCGCCACGGAAGCCGCAGGCCGTCCGGACAACCCGCCGGAGCTGATTGTGGTGACCAAGTTCCACCCTGCCGCAGATGTGCGCAGGCTGGCGGCGCTGGGTGTGACCGATGTGGGGGAGAACCGCGACCAGGAGGCTTCGGAGAAAGCCGCCAGTCTTGGTGATCTCGGACTCCGGTGGCACTTCGTGGGGCAGCTGCAGAGCAACAAGGCGAAGTCGGTCGTCCGGTATGCCCATGCCATCCATTCCGTGGACCGGCCACAACTGGCGGCGGCCCTGGCCAAGTCCATTGCCGTGGAGCAGGAGCGGACGGGCAGGGCGCCGCTTGAGTGCTTCATCCAAGTAAGCCTGGACGAGGACGCCGGAAGCCATCGGGGCGGCGCAAGCCGGCTGGAGGTTCCCGCGCTGGCGGACCAGCTGGCGGGATCACCGGGGCTTGTGCTCGCCGGCGTCATGGCGGTGGCTCCGCTGGGTGCGGATCCTGATGCGGCCTTCGGCAAACTGGCGGAAATATCGGCGCAGCTGCTCCGTGACCACCCTTCGGCTACGGGGATTTCCGCCGGCATGAGCCAGGATCTCGAATCCGCCATCAGGGCGGGTGCGACACACCTGAGAATAGGGTCGGATATATTGGGTTCGCGTCCTGCGTTGCGGTAG
- a CDS encoding polyphenol oxidase family protein, producing MFWWRNEVRPGVWVAFTDAGAGNLALHVGDDPAEVLRRRELLEAEAGLPAGGFQYMNQVHGNAVAYIGDSADSPAPGGPTADAMVSSGHPLAVMVADCVPVVLAGAAPGGKPVLAVAHAGRPGVASGVIPETVARMRAEGAEDIRAWIGPSICGSCYEVPEAMRADVAAAVPETWSTTSRGTPGLDLPAGARSQLAAHGVTVVYSGPCTLENVDLFSYRGNPATGRFAGLVWISE from the coding sequence TTGTTTTGGTGGCGAAACGAAGTCCGGCCCGGCGTCTGGGTTGCATTCACTGACGCCGGGGCCGGCAACCTCGCCCTCCACGTGGGAGACGATCCGGCCGAAGTCCTCCGGCGAAGGGAACTCCTGGAGGCCGAAGCGGGCCTGCCCGCAGGCGGCTTCCAGTACATGAACCAGGTTCACGGCAATGCGGTGGCCTATATCGGTGACTCGGCGGACAGCCCTGCACCCGGCGGTCCCACCGCGGACGCGATGGTGTCCTCCGGGCACCCGCTCGCCGTCATGGTAGCGGACTGTGTCCCGGTGGTCCTCGCCGGGGCGGCGCCGGGCGGAAAGCCCGTCCTGGCTGTTGCCCACGCAGGCCGCCCGGGTGTGGCCAGCGGCGTCATCCCGGAAACGGTGGCGCGCATGCGCGCCGAGGGAGCGGAGGACATCCGGGCCTGGATAGGCCCGTCCATCTGCGGATCCTGCTACGAAGTGCCGGAAGCCATGCGGGCGGACGTGGCCGCGGCCGTTCCGGAGACCTGGTCAACAACATCCCGGGGCACCCCCGGGCTTGACCTTCCGGCCGGGGCGCGCAGCCAGCTTGCAGCCCACGGGGTCACCGTGGTGTATTCCGGACCCTGTACCCTCGAAAACGTGGATTTGTTCTCCTATCGCGGAAACCCGGCCACGGGCCGGTTCGCCGGGCTGGTGTGGATCAGTGAGTGA
- the ftsZ gene encoding cell division protein FtsZ: protein MAAPQNYLAVIKVVGIGGGGVNAVNRMIEVGLRGVEFIAINTDAQALLMSDADVKLDVGRELTRGLGAGANPEVGKQAAEDHADEIEEVIRGADMVFVTAGEGGGTGTGGAPVVARIARSLGALTIGVVTRPFTFEGRRRAGSAEAGIDALRDEVDTLIVIPNDRLLSISDRNVSVLDAFRSADQVLLSGVQGITDLITTPGLINLDFADVKSVMQGAGSALMGIGSARGEDRAVKAAELAIASPLLEASIDGAHGVLLSIQGGSDLGLFEINEAARLVQEVAHPEANIIFGAVIDDALGDEARVTVIAAGFDDVKATSPSMDQSQPQAAPQRPAAPTSAPAPAQAPAQRVQPVHAGIGASGLSNWGQQRPSAVPADSGFDVDLPSVVEPDLSGSRSDDLDVPDFLK, encoded by the coding sequence GTGGCAGCTCCGCAGAATTACTTGGCCGTCATCAAGGTCGTCGGCATCGGCGGCGGTGGCGTGAACGCAGTCAACCGCATGATCGAAGTCGGTCTCCGCGGTGTCGAATTCATCGCAATTAACACCGATGCCCAGGCTCTGCTCATGAGCGACGCCGACGTCAAACTTGACGTAGGCCGCGAGCTGACGCGTGGTCTCGGGGCCGGTGCAAACCCGGAGGTCGGCAAGCAGGCGGCGGAGGACCACGCCGACGAGATCGAAGAGGTCATCCGCGGCGCAGACATGGTCTTCGTGACGGCCGGCGAGGGTGGCGGCACCGGTACTGGCGGCGCCCCCGTGGTTGCCCGTATTGCTCGCTCGCTCGGCGCCCTCACCATCGGTGTTGTCACGCGCCCGTTCACCTTCGAGGGCCGCCGTCGTGCAGGTTCCGCCGAGGCGGGCATCGACGCCCTCCGCGACGAAGTCGACACCCTGATCGTGATCCCCAACGACCGCCTCCTGTCCATCAGCGACCGCAATGTATCCGTCCTGGACGCCTTCCGCTCCGCCGACCAGGTCCTGCTGTCCGGTGTCCAGGGCATCACCGACCTCATCACCACCCCGGGCCTGATCAACCTTGACTTCGCGGACGTCAAGTCCGTGATGCAGGGTGCCGGTTCCGCCCTCATGGGCATCGGTTCTGCCCGTGGCGAGGACCGCGCCGTCAAGGCCGCGGAACTCGCCATCGCCTCCCCCCTCCTGGAAGCATCGATCGACGGCGCCCACGGCGTCCTGCTGTCCATCCAGGGCGGCTCGGACCTCGGGCTCTTCGAGATCAACGAGGCGGCCCGCCTGGTCCAGGAAGTTGCCCACCCGGAGGCCAACATCATCTTCGGTGCCGTCATCGACGACGCCCTTGGCGACGAGGCCCGCGTGACAGTCATCGCAGCAGGCTTTGACGACGTCAAGGCCACCTCGCCGTCGATGGACCAGTCCCAGCCGCAGGCCGCTCCCCAGCGCCCGGCCGCGCCCACCTCGGCTCCGGCGCCTGCCCAGGCGCCGGCACAGCGCGTCCAGCCGGTCCATGCCGGGATCGGGGCTTCGGGCCTGAGTAACTGGGGCCAGCAGCGTCCCTCGGCGGTCCCCGCCGACTCGGGATTCGACGTCGACCTTCCTTCTGTTGTGGAGCCGGACCTTTCCGGCAGCCGCTCGGACGACCTGGATGTCCCCGACTTCCTGAAGTAG
- a CDS encoding FtsQ-type POTRA domain-containing protein → MASTRRPTYKTGSPATQGKTTQGKADPASGRADVISASKAAPAAEGASRPAATGNVLSFPEPKGRRIRRNIILAACIVAALVAGLLAAAVYSPLFAVQTVSVDGTKMLTPGQVQDVLKPLHGKPLPQVNDDEVKQLLQPLVQVKDVTTEARPPSVLVVHIHERTPVALVKQGEMFQLVDVDGVQLGTTQDPGSIQLPVIDGGAGVIGKDLFKAITGVLAALPADVLARLSDASAKSVDAVELKLVDGQTIVWGNAGEKELKAKVLAALLKAPADPKNPVQVYDVSVPRHPVTR, encoded by the coding sequence GTGGCTAGCACGCGCCGGCCGACCTACAAGACCGGCTCGCCTGCCACTCAGGGAAAGACCACCCAGGGAAAGGCCGACCCGGCAAGCGGACGCGCGGACGTCATATCCGCCTCCAAGGCCGCCCCCGCGGCCGAAGGGGCGTCCCGTCCCGCCGCCACCGGAAACGTGCTGTCCTTCCCGGAGCCCAAAGGGAGACGGATCCGGCGCAACATCATCCTGGCTGCGTGCATTGTTGCCGCGCTGGTTGCCGGACTGCTGGCGGCAGCCGTCTACTCGCCGCTGTTCGCCGTACAGACGGTATCGGTGGACGGCACCAAAATGCTGACTCCCGGGCAGGTCCAGGACGTCCTGAAGCCGTTGCACGGCAAACCGCTGCCGCAGGTGAATGACGACGAGGTGAAGCAGCTGCTGCAGCCCCTCGTCCAGGTCAAGGACGTGACCACGGAGGCGCGGCCGCCGTCGGTACTGGTGGTGCACATCCATGAGCGCACACCGGTCGCCCTGGTGAAGCAGGGAGAAATGTTCCAGCTGGTCGACGTCGACGGGGTCCAGCTCGGCACGACCCAGGACCCGGGCAGCATCCAGCTGCCGGTGATCGACGGCGGAGCCGGAGTGATCGGCAAGGATCTTTTCAAGGCCATCACGGGCGTGCTGGCTGCGTTGCCCGCCGACGTACTCGCCAGGTTGTCCGATGCCTCGGCGAAGTCGGTTGACGCCGTCGAACTCAAACTAGTGGACGGCCAGACCATTGTCTGGGGCAATGCGGGGGAGAAGGAGCTCAAAGCCAAGGTGCTCGCTGCCCTGCTGAAGGCGCCCGCGGACCCCAAGAACCCCGTCCAGGTCTACGATGTCAGCGTGCCGCGGCATCCCGTGACACGATAG